One window from the genome of Cyclobacterium amurskyense encodes:
- a CDS encoding Gfo/Idh/MocA family protein — MKERREFIKKSIFGASGLTIGAMSFSAKSYGSIIGANDRFRMAVCGVNGRGKSHISNFSGLDNVEIAYLVDPDKNVLNQRVQSLRDGDTKSNRVQGEADVRRVLERKDIDAISVATPNSWHSLMVVWAAQNGKHCYVEKPASHDVHEGRIALAAAEKYGIVVQHGAQRRSSDEWRDQVSDIKSGKYGKMLVSHGFACKPREGIGYKPNTAPPSNLDWNLWKGPAVIDQYNENLVHYNWHWNWQVGNGELNNQGTHQLDVAYWALDDEVANTHPVRVMAMGGRFNWDDQGETPNTMFAIAEFANGQQVFFNVRNANHEGYVKEVTNRFYFEDGGKLIDGEYKSHNGSQPRNVNVKKVPMTPGGAFGSFINACRANDPKMANGNMFDAHYSCTLGHLMNISYRMGEKVPFNAKAGRFGDNKLAFEEFMKIHEIARDGMGVPVDQADYIVGPWLEFDGDTEFFTGDRSVEANRLLFDPRRSEFDLPSPDKV; from the coding sequence ATGAAAGAAAGAAGAGAGTTTATCAAAAAATCTATATTTGGCGCCAGCGGATTGACCATCGGTGCTATGAGCTTCAGTGCAAAATCTTATGGTTCCATCATTGGTGCCAACGACCGCTTTAGAATGGCTGTATGTGGCGTAAATGGCCGTGGAAAATCACATATCTCAAATTTTTCAGGATTGGACAATGTCGAAATCGCCTATTTAGTAGATCCTGACAAGAATGTTCTCAATCAACGTGTTCAATCTCTCCGCGATGGAGACACCAAAAGCAACCGTGTACAAGGTGAAGCAGATGTGCGCAGGGTACTTGAGAGAAAAGACATTGACGCCATAAGTGTAGCTACACCCAATAGCTGGCATTCCCTAATGGTGGTATGGGCAGCGCAAAATGGCAAACATTGTTACGTAGAGAAGCCGGCAAGTCATGACGTCCATGAAGGAAGAATAGCCTTGGCTGCTGCAGAGAAATATGGAATAGTAGTACAACATGGCGCTCAAAGGCGTAGTAGTGATGAATGGCGTGATCAGGTAAGTGATATCAAGTCAGGAAAATATGGTAAAATGTTGGTTTCACATGGCTTTGCCTGCAAGCCAAGGGAAGGTATAGGCTACAAACCCAATACTGCACCTCCTAGTAATCTAGACTGGAATTTATGGAAAGGCCCGGCAGTAATTGACCAGTACAATGAAAACCTGGTGCATTATAACTGGCATTGGAACTGGCAGGTAGGAAATGGGGAATTGAACAATCAAGGTACCCACCAACTGGATGTGGCTTACTGGGCATTGGATGATGAGGTGGCCAATACACACCCAGTAAGGGTAATGGCCATGGGCGGTAGGTTCAATTGGGATGACCAAGGGGAGACGCCAAATACCATGTTTGCTATAGCAGAATTTGCCAATGGCCAACAAGTCTTTTTCAATGTTAGAAATGCTAACCATGAAGGTTATGTAAAAGAAGTAACGAACCGTTTCTATTTTGAAGATGGCGGCAAATTAATAGATGGTGAATACAAATCACACAATGGAAGTCAGCCACGCAATGTAAATGTGAAGAAAGTGCCTATGACTCCAGGAGGCGCATTTGGAAGTTTTATTAATGCCTGTCGTGCCAATGATCCTAAAATGGCCAACGGAAACATGTTTGATGCCCATTACAGCTGTACTTTAGGTCACTTAATGAACATCTCTTATAGAATGGGAGAAAAAGTCCCTTTCAATGCAAAAGCAGGAAGATTTGGTGACAACAAATTGGCTTTTGAAGAATTTATGAAAATCCACGAAATCGCGAGAGATGGAATGGGTGTTCCGGTAGATCAGGCAGACTATATCGTAGGCCCTTGGTTAGAATTTGATGGAGACACGGAATTTTTCACTGGAGACAGATCTGTAGAAGCAAACCGATTGCTCTTTGATCCTAGAAGGTCTGAATTTGACCTTCCCTCACCGGATAAAGTTTAA
- a CDS encoding GNAT family N-acetyltransferase, with product MSSSLTYQAEPELDPKDFQKLLIASTLGERRPVEDLERLEKMLVNADLILTARKDGELIGIARSISDHCYSTYLSDLAVHSDYQKLGIGKMLVKLTKAAFPLANLILLSAPKAVAYYPKIGMKKHEHCYLSVPEDPIY from the coding sequence ATGTCATCTTCCCTTACTTATCAGGCCGAGCCTGAATTAGATCCAAAAGATTTTCAAAAGCTACTTATTGCTTCTACTTTAGGCGAACGAAGGCCCGTTGAAGACCTCGAAAGGTTGGAAAAGATGCTTGTGAATGCCGATTTGATCCTTACTGCAAGGAAGGATGGTGAATTGATAGGCATTGCAAGGTCCATCTCTGACCATTGCTATAGCACTTACCTTTCAGATTTAGCGGTACACAGTGATTACCAAAAGCTGGGCATTGGGAAAATGTTGGTAAAGCTGACAAAAGCTGCTTTTCCCTTGGCCAATTTAATATTGCTATCAGCTCCAAAAGCGGTTGCTTATTACCCTAAAATAGGGATGAAAAAACATGAGCACTGTTACCTTTCGGTTCCCGAGGACCCGATTTATTGA
- a CDS encoding M14 family metallopeptidase — MKKVLLSNLLLFAYFAVSAQDLNLDYYLPDEYTYDQSIATPSSVLGFEVGEWHANHTQVVQYYKTIAEQSSRATLINYGSTYEKRPLLMLVVSSPKNIKQLDKLKEQRGGLRFPDFKSDLEGMPVVMYMGHSVHGNEPSGVNASLLSAYHFTAAKEIEEDLDNIILLIDPAINPDGINRFASWVNSHKSYYPNGDRNNRELNESWPRGRTNHYWFDLNRDWIPVQHPESKGRIAQLQEWLPNIVLDFHEMGSDNTYFFQPGIPSRNNPLTPAKNFELTGKIAEYHAKYLDKIGSLYYSKESFDDYYFGKGSTYPDIQGAVGILFEQASSRGHLQENAFGEITFPFTIRNQFTTALSSFDAATDMRVELNTYMSDFYKEAKAEYTEDDNKAFIFGALEDYGRTFHFADILLQHDIQLYSLEEDVTLNGVPFKSGKSFIVPLDQAQYRLINSLFETRTTFQDSLFYDVSTWNMPMAFNLNFMSLSSKILNLAKVVNVSKGLTFKEGKILGDAGAYSYAFEWEEYYAPKALYKLMDLGYQVRVSHKEFQTKDNKKFGRGTILVEKGNSEKSEEAFYEDLKTVATATGVNIHALTTGLTAGVNLGSPSISVLKKPSIALLVDDGVGSADAGEIWHLFDQRMEIPITLMPSHRMSSADLNRYNVIILPTGNYSVLGEKEAGKLKSWVQNGGTLISRGSAMNWLADNDIAVFNFQSPEYNEGTGQKKYADLQNDKGAKVTGGAIFKAKLDITHPIGYGYNSTDIHVFKQGNQFLEPSGNPYANPLVYTDNPLASGYVHASNLEMIKNKGVIQVSGKGRGRTIGFVDNPNFRAFWFGTNKLFLNAVFFGQTINSASTR; from the coding sequence ATGAAAAAAGTCCTATTGAGCAATTTATTACTGTTTGCTTATTTTGCGGTTAGTGCTCAGGATCTTAATCTGGATTATTACCTGCCTGACGAATATACTTATGACCAATCTATAGCTACCCCATCTTCTGTACTGGGTTTTGAGGTAGGAGAGTGGCATGCGAATCACACTCAGGTGGTTCAATATTATAAAACTATAGCGGAACAATCCTCAAGGGCAACTTTGATTAATTACGGAAGTACTTATGAAAAGCGTCCTTTGTTAATGTTGGTTGTTTCCTCTCCTAAAAACATCAAGCAATTAGACAAGCTTAAAGAACAAAGGGGAGGACTAAGGTTTCCTGATTTTAAATCGGATCTCGAAGGGATGCCAGTGGTAATGTACATGGGCCATTCGGTTCATGGCAACGAGCCATCTGGTGTCAATGCTTCACTCCTTTCGGCTTACCATTTTACTGCTGCTAAAGAAATAGAAGAAGATCTGGACAATATCATATTGTTAATTGATCCTGCGATTAACCCTGATGGGATTAATCGTTTCGCTTCTTGGGTCAATAGTCACAAAAGCTACTACCCCAATGGAGATCGTAACAACAGAGAATTGAACGAGTCTTGGCCTAGAGGAAGAACCAATCATTATTGGTTTGACCTAAATAGGGATTGGATACCTGTGCAACATCCTGAGTCTAAAGGGAGAATTGCCCAATTGCAGGAATGGTTGCCAAATATCGTATTGGATTTTCATGAAATGGGTTCAGACAATACTTACTTTTTCCAGCCGGGAATACCAAGTCGAAACAACCCACTTACTCCAGCCAAAAACTTTGAATTAACTGGGAAAATAGCTGAGTACCATGCAAAATACCTGGATAAAATAGGCTCACTTTATTATAGCAAAGAGAGTTTTGATGATTATTACTTTGGTAAGGGTTCTACCTATCCGGATATTCAAGGCGCTGTAGGAATTCTATTCGAGCAAGCCTCTTCGAGAGGGCATCTTCAGGAGAATGCATTTGGAGAAATAACCTTTCCTTTTACCATCAGAAATCAGTTTACTACAGCTCTTTCCTCTTTCGATGCAGCTACTGATATGCGTGTTGAGTTAAATACGTACATGTCTGACTTTTACAAAGAAGCTAAGGCAGAATACACAGAAGACGATAATAAGGCTTTTATATTTGGAGCTTTAGAGGATTATGGCAGAACTTTTCATTTTGCAGACATCTTGCTTCAACATGACATTCAACTTTACAGCCTTGAGGAAGACGTAACCTTGAACGGGGTGCCTTTCAAATCTGGAAAGTCTTTTATTGTACCCTTGGATCAGGCCCAATACCGTCTTATCAATTCCTTGTTTGAGACAAGAACCACTTTCCAGGACAGTTTATTTTATGATGTTTCCACTTGGAACATGCCTATGGCATTCAATTTGAATTTTATGTCATTGAGCAGCAAGATTTTAAACTTGGCTAAAGTAGTAAATGTCAGTAAGGGGCTCACCTTTAAGGAGGGTAAAATCCTTGGAGATGCAGGAGCTTACAGTTATGCCTTCGAATGGGAGGAATATTATGCGCCTAAAGCTTTGTACAAGTTGATGGATCTTGGTTATCAGGTAAGGGTAAGTCACAAGGAGTTTCAGACCAAAGACAATAAAAAGTTTGGTAGAGGAACAATTTTAGTCGAAAAAGGTAATTCTGAAAAGAGTGAAGAAGCTTTTTACGAAGACCTTAAAACAGTAGCGACAGCTACTGGAGTGAATATTCACGCTTTGACTACAGGCTTGACTGCAGGAGTAAATCTTGGTTCACCAAGCATTTCAGTATTAAAAAAACCGTCTATTGCCCTTTTGGTGGATGATGGAGTAGGAAGTGCTGATGCAGGAGAGATCTGGCACCTTTTTGATCAACGTATGGAAATTCCTATAACCCTTATGCCTTCGCATAGGATGTCAAGCGCGGATCTTAACAGGTACAATGTTATTATTCTGCCAACGGGGAATTATTCTGTTTTGGGAGAAAAAGAAGCAGGGAAATTAAAATCCTGGGTTCAAAATGGAGGGACATTGATTAGCCGGGGTTCTGCTATGAATTGGCTTGCTGATAATGACATAGCTGTGTTTAATTTTCAAAGTCCAGAATATAATGAGGGTACTGGCCAAAAGAAGTATGCCGACTTGCAAAACGACAAAGGTGCCAAAGTAACAGGAGGGGCTATTTTTAAAGCCAAATTAGACATTACCCATCCGATTGGATATGGATATAATTCAACTGATATACATGTTTTCAAACAAGGAAATCAGTTTCTTGAGCCTTCAGGAAATCCTTATGCCAATCCGCTGGTCTATACAGATAATCCTCTTGCGAGTGGTTATGTACATGCAAGCAATCTAGAAATGATAAAAAATAAAGGTGTAATTCAGGTGTCGGGTAAGGGCAGAGGAAGAACCATTGGTTTTGTCGACAACCCCAACTTCAGGGCTTTTTGGTTTGGTACGAATAAGTTGTTTTTAAACGCTGTATTCTTTGGTCAAACTATAAACAGCGCATCGACCAGATAA
- a CDS encoding carotenoid biosynthesis protein, producing the protein MEKSTLFKLEKPQLAKVFITVLHLVGLMGLYWEKSRPLFQLITPFHLLLVTSILLFFHSDFNKAFYGFSLFAFLVGMITEIIGVNTGLLFGDYSYGDVLGIKMFGVPLMIGVNWFLLVYLTGGIFQKMIKNDLIASALGAFLMVLLDLSLEIVAIALDFWEWHQESIPLSNYITWFLVAFIIQIVYRKSSFEKENALILVLFFNLLFFFSTLALIL; encoded by the coding sequence ATGGAAAAATCAACTCTTTTTAAACTTGAAAAACCTCAGTTAGCCAAAGTATTTATTACTGTTCTTCACCTTGTGGGTTTGATGGGCTTGTACTGGGAAAAAAGTCGACCATTGTTTCAATTGATTACCCCCTTTCATTTGTTGTTGGTGACCAGTATACTTCTCTTTTTTCATAGTGATTTTAACAAAGCTTTTTATGGCTTTTCCCTATTTGCATTCTTAGTAGGGATGATTACTGAAATTATTGGTGTCAATACCGGTTTGCTATTTGGGGATTACAGTTATGGAGATGTTTTAGGTATAAAAATGTTTGGGGTCCCTTTGATGATAGGGGTAAATTGGTTTTTACTCGTTTATCTGACGGGAGGAATTTTTCAAAAAATGATTAAAAATGACCTTATTGCATCCGCTTTAGGGGCTTTCTTAATGGTTCTGTTGGATTTAAGTCTTGAAATAGTAGCTATTGCCCTGGATTTCTGGGAATGGCATCAAGAAAGTATACCTTTGTCAAATTATATTACCTGGTTTTTAGTCGCCTTTATAATTCAAATTGTTTACAGAAAGTCATCTTTTGAGAAAGAGAATGCACTTATTCTTGTGCTCTTTTTCAATTTGTTGTTCTTTTTTTCAACACTAGCGTTGATTTTATAA
- a CDS encoding MerR family transcriptional regulator, whose translation MSKYSIKDLEQLSGIKAHTVRIWEQRYKLLNPKRTETNIRYYDDDDLKLILNVALLNENGLKISKIAKMTLDEMKAEVLHLTDRSFAYDDQIHSMVIAMVELNEERFEKIISTNILKIGFEQTMLNIIYPFLSKIGILWQTGSIHPGQEHFISNLVRQKLIVAIDGQVYTGGGKKFLLFLPEEELHEISLLFTSYLLKLYGHKVIYLGQNTPNEDLNSVYKAHNPDFLVTAITTNPSGENVEPYLQSLGKRFPKSKIIASGYQILGQKYNLPSNIQLMEYLKEIKEYILLLPSTST comes from the coding sequence ATGAGTAAATATTCCATAAAGGACCTGGAGCAGCTTTCTGGTATCAAGGCCCATACGGTCAGAATTTGGGAGCAACGATATAAATTGCTGAATCCAAAAAGAACGGAAACCAACATCAGGTATTATGATGACGATGACCTTAAATTAATTTTGAATGTTGCGCTGCTCAATGAGAATGGCCTCAAAATTAGTAAGATTGCGAAAATGACCTTGGATGAAATGAAAGCAGAAGTGCTTCATCTCACTGACCGGTCTTTTGCTTATGACGATCAGATCCATTCCATGGTGATAGCCATGGTGGAGCTCAATGAAGAAAGGTTTGAAAAGATCATATCCACTAATATCCTCAAAATTGGCTTTGAGCAGACCATGCTCAATATAATTTATCCCTTTTTATCCAAAATTGGTATTCTCTGGCAAACCGGAAGTATTCATCCCGGACAAGAACATTTCATTTCTAATCTGGTTAGGCAAAAATTGATAGTGGCCATTGATGGACAGGTGTATACCGGAGGGGGTAAAAAATTTCTATTATTTTTGCCCGAAGAGGAATTGCATGAGATTTCATTACTTTTCACTTCTTATTTATTAAAATTATACGGGCATAAAGTGATTTATTTGGGACAGAATACGCCCAATGAGGACCTAAACAGTGTGTACAAAGCCCATAATCCTGACTTTTTGGTGACGGCCATTACTACCAATCCTTCTGGCGAAAATGTCGAACCTTACTTACAATCTTTAGGGAAAAGATTTCCCAAATCAAAGATTATCGCTTCGGGGTACCAAATTCTTGGACAGAAATATAACCTGCCTTCAAATATTCAATTGATGGAATATTTAAAGGAGATAAAAGAATACATCCTTCTACTACCGTCGACCTCAACCTAA
- a CDS encoding voltage-gated chloride channel family protein, with amino-acid sequence MSNRNPNLLLLSKFIFQELLPNLTFTARWLVLALLIGTLVGSASALFLLSLNWVTNYRESNRWIILFLPFGGFIIGWIYHRYGTSVVKGNNQLLEEFYNPLKVIPLKMAPLVLIGTLLTHLFGGSAGREGTAVQMGGAIADQFTKWFKLTDGDRKMVITVGVAAGFASVFGTPLAGAVFALEWLVVGRLRYESILPAFIAAVIANYACEGLWQVHHTEYTVPIVPPLDLINMLWIIPAGICFGLAARLFSKSTHFWSKLFSHKIKYPPFRPLVGGVIIAASVFIIGDTKYIGLGIPTIVDSFSQDLPWYDFLVKIAKTSLTLGSGFKGGEVTPLFFTGATLGNALSGIIPLPVALLAGMGFVGVFSGATNTPLACTLMGIELFGAIPGVYIGLACVLAYLFSGHSGIYHSQIIGSPKTTRLINKKGKKLGDL; translated from the coding sequence ATGTCAAATAGGAATCCTAACCTGCTATTGCTTTCCAAATTCATTTTCCAGGAATTGCTTCCCAATTTGACCTTTACAGCAAGGTGGTTGGTTTTAGCCCTGCTCATAGGCACATTAGTGGGATCTGCATCGGCTTTGTTTCTCCTATCCTTAAATTGGGTTACAAATTATAGAGAGTCCAATAGGTGGATCATTCTATTTTTACCATTTGGAGGCTTTATTATCGGATGGATTTACCACAGGTATGGCACTTCTGTCGTCAAAGGAAATAACCAATTGTTAGAAGAATTTTATAACCCATTAAAGGTTATCCCTTTAAAAATGGCTCCATTGGTTCTTATAGGCACTTTGCTCACCCACCTTTTCGGTGGTTCTGCTGGCCGAGAAGGTACAGCTGTACAGATGGGAGGTGCAATTGCAGATCAATTCACGAAATGGTTTAAACTTACTGATGGAGATCGCAAGATGGTCATTACTGTAGGAGTTGCGGCAGGGTTTGCTTCTGTGTTTGGCACACCTCTAGCAGGCGCTGTCTTTGCCTTAGAATGGCTAGTAGTTGGCAGACTAAGGTACGAATCCATCCTTCCTGCTTTCATTGCAGCGGTGATCGCTAATTATGCATGCGAAGGCCTTTGGCAGGTGCACCATACCGAATACACCGTACCAATCGTGCCTCCTTTGGACCTTATCAATATGCTATGGATCATACCAGCTGGTATTTGTTTTGGCCTGGCTGCCAGGTTATTTTCAAAATCCACACATTTCTGGTCAAAACTCTTTAGTCATAAAATTAAATACCCTCCTTTCAGACCTTTGGTAGGCGGAGTAATTATTGCTGCATCCGTTTTTATCATTGGCGACACCAAATACATAGGTCTAGGTATTCCCACCATAGTTGACTCTTTCTCTCAGGATTTGCCTTGGTATGATTTTTTGGTGAAAATCGCCAAAACTTCCCTAACTCTTGGCTCTGGCTTTAAAGGTGGAGAGGTTACACCTTTATTCTTTACAGGGGCGACCCTTGGGAATGCATTGTCAGGCATTATCCCGTTGCCCGTAGCACTTTTAGCGGGAATGGGTTTTGTAGGTGTTTTTTCAGGAGCAACAAACACGCCACTTGCCTGTACTTTGATGGGAATTGAGCTATTCGGAGCAATTCCAGGAGTTTATATTGGCTTGGCCTGTGTCTTGGCCTACCTGTTTAGCGGACATTCTGGCATCTACCATTCACAGATTATCGGCTCTCCAAAGACCACCCGTTTGATCAATAAGAAAGGGAAAAAATTGGGTGACTTATAA
- a CDS encoding c-type cytochrome, producing MMKNISFSAINRFAYFSLMFGLVLLVACQPEVKLPKGDSDNGGLTLPGGFEAVVVADSIGRARHLTVRENGDIYVKLRVANDEGQGIVALRDTDDDGKADIVNVFGDYPEIGSYGTGMEIYNGYLYFSTAGDVFRIRIDPEKLVPEGEAELIMRDDYKNAEHGYEHIAKPLAFDNEGNMYVPFGSPGDVCQEFNRRPGMAGMFPCPQLEWHGGIWRFDANKLNQTQKDGYRYATGIRSVVAMDWNDKENSLYVVQHGRDNLYRTWPDLYSRWESAVFPSEEFFKVEDGTNGGWPYYYYDQIRGKKLLNPEYGGDKELATGADTVSMPIMGFPGHYAPNDLFFYTGDQFPERYKDGAFVAFHGSTIRGPYPQAGYFVGFVPFEGGKPSGPWEVFADGFAQLDTIVNTGDAAARPMGLSMGPDGSLYVTESVKGKIWRIMYPGDKEDFSDGDLEELAKRKESRTNIRKPDEEKDNLEKGLLEVGAQTYNVYCATCHQANGLGDGTRFPTLSGTKWVRGNKKELINVLLQGLEGQIEVDGVQYNGIMPAHSFLSDAEIAGVLTYIRKSFGNNSSSISAVEVSNARKEIK from the coding sequence ATGATGAAAAATATTTCTTTTAGCGCAATAAATCGCTTCGCGTATTTCTCGTTGATGTTTGGGCTTGTCTTGCTGGTTGCTTGTCAACCCGAGGTGAAGTTGCCAAAAGGCGATTCTGATAATGGTGGTTTAACGCTACCTGGAGGATTTGAGGCTGTTGTAGTGGCCGATAGTATTGGTAGAGCCAGACATCTTACTGTAAGAGAGAATGGCGATATCTATGTTAAGCTTAGAGTTGCCAATGACGAGGGACAAGGCATAGTAGCTTTGAGAGACACCGATGACGATGGTAAAGCCGACATTGTCAATGTATTCGGTGATTACCCGGAAATTGGAAGTTATGGTACAGGTATGGAGATCTATAATGGGTACCTGTACTTCAGTACAGCCGGAGATGTTTTCCGAATTAGAATAGATCCGGAAAAATTAGTACCTGAAGGTGAGGCTGAATTAATCATGAGAGATGATTACAAAAATGCAGAACATGGTTATGAGCACATTGCCAAACCACTTGCATTTGACAATGAAGGCAATATGTATGTTCCCTTTGGTTCTCCAGGAGATGTTTGCCAGGAATTTAACAGACGTCCAGGGATGGCAGGCATGTTTCCTTGTCCTCAACTTGAGTGGCACGGTGGTATTTGGAGATTTGATGCAAATAAGCTGAATCAAACTCAAAAAGATGGTTACCGATATGCTACTGGAATAAGAAGTGTGGTGGCTATGGATTGGAATGACAAAGAAAACAGCCTGTATGTAGTTCAACACGGACGTGATAATTTGTACCGAACTTGGCCGGATCTTTATTCAAGATGGGAGTCTGCGGTATTTCCTTCAGAAGAGTTTTTCAAAGTAGAGGATGGTACCAACGGTGGTTGGCCTTATTATTACTATGACCAAATCCGTGGTAAAAAACTATTGAATCCAGAATATGGAGGAGATAAAGAGTTAGCCACAGGGGCTGATACGGTGTCAATGCCTATCATGGGATTCCCAGGCCATTATGCACCTAATGACCTCTTTTTCTATACAGGAGATCAATTTCCAGAACGGTATAAAGATGGAGCATTTGTTGCTTTCCATGGTAGTACCATTAGAGGTCCTTACCCACAAGCCGGTTATTTTGTTGGTTTCGTTCCTTTTGAAGGTGGTAAACCTTCTGGTCCATGGGAAGTATTTGCTGATGGTTTTGCACAATTAGATACAATTGTCAATACCGGAGATGCAGCCGCTCGTCCTATGGGACTTTCTATGGGACCTGATGGATCGCTTTATGTGACCGAAAGTGTAAAAGGGAAAATTTGGAGAATTATGTATCCAGGAGATAAGGAAGATTTTTCTGATGGGGATTTAGAAGAGCTTGCTAAAAGAAAAGAATCAAGAACAAATATTAGGAAGCCGGATGAAGAAAAGGACAATTTAGAAAAAGGATTGTTAGAAGTAGGCGCTCAAACTTATAATGTATACTGTGCTACATGTCATCAGGCTAATGGACTTGGAGATGGTACCAGATTTCCTACCCTGTCCGGTACTAAATGGGTAAGAGGAAATAAAAAAGAACTGATCAATGTTTTGCTTCAAGGTCTAGAAGGACAAATCGAAGTAGATGGAGTTCAGTATAATGGCATTATGCCAGCACATTCCTTCTTAAGTGATGCGGAAATAGCAGGTGTACTTACTTACATAAGAAAAAGCTTTGGTAATAACTCTTCCAGTATTTCAGCAGTGGAAGTAAGTAATGCCCGAAAAGAAATTAAATAA
- a CDS encoding TIGR01777 family oxidoreductase — protein sequence MQHILITGGSGLVGTSVTKNLEAKGKKVAWLSRNPKKYSQKSFYWDPKKGKIDEEAIEWADAIIHLAGAGVAEKRWTEDRKKVILDSRLNSSELLFNTIKKAKEKPQAIVCSSAIGFYGFDTGDRLIFEGDPPGNDFLADVVRKWEAATDKFQELNIRTVTFRIGIVLAKEGGALKEMLKPPVAAPLGSGEQYLSWIFIDDLARMIEYALENHGLSGIYNAVGPVPVSNRVLTQRAAEYKGKPFVNIGVPSFALKLGLGEMANMVLGGNRVSNEKIEGTGFKFEYGDLNLALGEIFS from the coding sequence ATGCAACATATACTAATTACCGGCGGATCAGGTCTTGTTGGTACTTCTGTTACAAAAAATCTTGAAGCAAAAGGAAAAAAGGTCGCCTGGTTAAGTAGGAATCCAAAGAAATATTCACAAAAGTCTTTCTATTGGGACCCCAAAAAAGGGAAGATAGATGAAGAGGCCATAGAGTGGGCAGATGCAATTATCCATCTGGCAGGAGCAGGAGTAGCAGAGAAAAGATGGACAGAAGATCGGAAAAAGGTGATTTTGGATAGTCGCTTAAATAGTAGCGAGCTCCTCTTCAATACCATAAAAAAAGCCAAGGAAAAACCTCAGGCCATTGTTTGTTCAAGTGCCATAGGCTTTTATGGTTTTGACACAGGGGATAGGTTAATTTTTGAAGGTGACCCTCCTGGGAACGATTTTTTAGCGGATGTGGTACGGAAATGGGAAGCAGCAACCGATAAATTTCAGGAATTAAATATCCGTACAGTTACCTTTAGAATTGGAATAGTTTTGGCCAAGGAAGGAGGAGCGCTTAAGGAAATGTTGAAACCGCCGGTAGCAGCACCTTTAGGATCAGGAGAGCAATATTTGAGCTGGATTTTTATAGATGACTTGGCAAGAATGATAGAATATGCCCTTGAGAACCATGGTTTATCAGGAATATACAATGCGGTAGGCCCTGTTCCCGTAAGCAATAGAGTTCTTACTCAAAGGGCTGCTGAATACAAAGGCAAACCTTTTGTTAATATTGGAGTGCCTTCTTTTGCCTTGAAACTTGGGCTTGGAGAAATGGCTAATATGGTTTTGGGTGGAAACAGGGTAAGTAATGAGAAAATTGAAGGTACAGGGTTTAAATTCGAATATGGAGATCTAAACCTGGCTTTGGGAGAAATTTTCTCCTAA
- a CDS encoding DUF4286 family protein — MVLYNITINIDNDREEEFIDWMKQEYLSRIMQTGLFYEKRFFRLLHDDGSGGVNFSAQFLAESMEDLEFFQAKYAPLLSEIIKEKFGSQFVSFRSVLESVD, encoded by the coding sequence ATGGTACTTTACAACATAACAATTAATATTGATAATGATAGAGAGGAAGAATTTATCGATTGGATGAAGCAGGAATATTTGTCCAGGATTATGCAAACTGGATTGTTCTACGAAAAACGTTTTTTCCGTCTATTGCACGATGATGGTAGTGGTGGGGTCAATTTTTCTGCTCAATTTTTAGCAGAAAGCATGGAGGATTTAGAGTTTTTCCAAGCAAAGTATGCCCCTCTGCTAAGTGAAATTATAAAAGAAAAGTTTGGAAGCCAATTTGTTTCCTTCCGGTCCGTTTTGGAATCAGTTGACTAA
- a CDS encoding sterol desaturase family protein translates to MIYALFYIFIGFITMEFSGWFIHKYIMHGVLWNIHKTHHSHSKGFFELNDLFSLLFASIAIVLIFLGVNTLDYRFWIGLGITIYGLSYFILHDILIHRRVKLLTKPKTGYLLGIFKAHQAHHSSKKRDEAVSFGLFIVPNKYFKKKVNE, encoded by the coding sequence ATGATTTACGCTTTGTTCTATATTTTTATTGGTTTTATTACCATGGAATTCTCCGGCTGGTTTATTCATAAATACATTATGCATGGTGTTTTGTGGAATATTCACAAAACACATCATAGTCATTCTAAAGGGTTTTTTGAACTCAATGACCTTTTCTCCCTTCTTTTTGCAAGTATTGCTATTGTTTTAATTTTTTTAGGAGTGAATACCCTGGATTATAGATTTTGGATAGGGCTGGGAATTACGATTTACGGCTTAAGCTATTTTATTCTACACGATATATTGATTCATAGAAGGGTGAAACTTCTTACTAAACCAAAGACTGGCTACTTGCTGGGCATTTTTAAAGCGCATCAAGCGCATCATTCAAGCAAGAAAAGAGACGAGGCCGTTTCTTTCGGGTTATTCATTGTACCTAACAAGTACTTTAAAAAAAAGGTAAATGAGTAA